AGGTGCGGGCCGCCACCGCCTGGGCCTGCAGCGCTGCCAGGGGCCAGCGCGGCGGCATCTCACTGCCCACCACGCTGGGGAGGTAGGCCTCGAGGCCGATGTGATTGATGGCCTGGAGCTTGGCCCCCTCGGAGCGCACCTGCAGACGGCCGCGGTAGTGACGTTGCTGCAGCTGGAAGGTGCCGGTTTCGGCGGGCGGCTGCCCCGGCTTGCTCTCCAGCCAGTAGGACGCCGCCGGCGGCAGTACCCGTTCACCGGCGCTGCTGGAGAGCCACACCCGGCCGCCCGCCAGCCGCAGCTGCAGGGAGGCGGAGGGAGGCAGCTCGAGCAGCACGGGGCTGTCGCCCCCTTCCGCCCGCAGCACCAGCGGACGCCCCAGCGAGCGCAGGCTGATCTCCGCGGCGCTGGCCAGCAGCACCCGCACCTCGGGGTCCCCCTGCTGGGCCAGCAGCGCGCCGCCGCTGCTGGCCAGGGCCGCCACCGGCAGGGCCAGGGCCAGCGGGATCAGCCCCGATGGCTGCCACGGGATCACGGAAGAGAACGCCACGACGCTCGCCGACTCAGGGCGCCTCATTGTGGCGATCGCCTCCCAGGGATGCCAGAGCCGCCATGGCAGCATGCGCAGGAGGCACATGCCCCGTGCAGGTCACGTTTCTCGGCACCAGCTCAGGGGTGCCCACCCGCAGCCGCAACGTGTCCGCGGTGGCCCTGCGCCTGCCCCAGCGCAGCGAACTCTGGCTGTTCGACTGCGGCGAGGGCACCCAGCATCAGTTCCTGCGCAGCGACCTGCGGGTGAGCCAGCTGCGCAGGATCTTCGTGACCCACATGCATGGCGACCACGTGTTCGGCCTGCCGGGTCTGCTGGCCAGCCTGGGACTGGCGGGCAACTGCCCCGGCGTCGACGTCTACGGCCCGGACCGGCTGCGCGACTTCCTCGAGGGCGTTCTGCACACCAGCTCGACACGGATCGGCTATCCCATCCGGCACCACAGGGTCCGCTCCGCCGCCGAGGCCGGCACGCTGCTGCTGGACGACGGGGAGCTGACGGTGCGGTGCACTCCCCTGACCCATCGGGTGCCGGCCTACGCCTACCGGATCGACCAGAAGCCCAGGGCGGGACGCTTCGATGTGACGAAGGCCCAGGCCCTGGGCATCCCCCCCGGCCCGGTCTACGCCTCGCTCAAGCAGGGGAAGACGGTGACCCTCGACGACGGCCGCATCATCCGGGGCGCCAGCCTGTGCGGCCCCCCCCGGCCAGGCGCAAGCGTGGTGTACTGCACCGACACCGTGTTCTGTGAGGCGGCGGTGGATCTGGCCCGGGGAGCGGACCTCCTGATCCACGAGAGCACCTTCTCCCATGGAGAAGCCGAGCTGGCCTTTCAGCGCCAGCACTCCACCAGCACGATGGCGGCGCAGACGGCCCTCAGCGCCGGCGTGCGCCAGCTGGCGCTGACCCACCTGAGTCCGCGCTACGTGCCGGGCGGCGCGATCAGCCCCGATGACCTGCTGGCGGAAGCCCGCGCGATCTTCCCCAACACCTTGCTGGCCAAGGATTTCCTCACCCTTGAGGTGGTGCCGGAGGCCGCGGCCGCCGCCCAGGAGGCCTCCCCCCACTGAGCGGCCGGCCCGTGGCCCTGCAACAGTTCGCCCGAATCCACGCCTGAGGCCCCGTTGCCCGTGATACAAGGTCTCCGATGCGGTTTCCGTCGCCACACCTCCCTTCGCCACACCGCCGGCTCCCCCCAATGGCCTCCACCCTCTCCCCATCAGCTCTCCGCAGAGCGTCACGGGCCGTCGCCCGCACCCTGCTGGCCCTGCCCCTGGCCCTGCTGCTCTGCTTCGGCTTCGGTAGCGAGGCCATGGCCGCCCAGTGGACGGCTGAGCAGCTCACGGTTCCCGCCTCCGCCGACGGCACCACGGTGACCTTCAGCGAATCGGAGATCAAGGCCGGCCGCAAGCTGTTCAACTCCAGTTGCGGCGAGTGCCATGCCGGCGGCATCACCAAGACCAACCAGAACGTGGGTCTGGATCCCGAAACCCTGGCCCTGGCCACGCCGGCCCGGGACAACGTGGAGGCTCTGGTGGACTACATGAAGGATCCCACCAGCTACGACGGCGAATACAGCATTGCGGACATCCACCCCAGCATGCGCAGCAGCGACATCTTCGTGAAGATGCGCGACCTCGACGACGACGACCTGCGGCTGATGGCCGGCTACATCCTGGTGGCACCCAAGGCCCAGGGGGTGCAGTGGGGTGGCGGCAAGATCTATTTCTGATCGTCTGATCACCGGCCAGGCCTGCCAGCCGGTGTTTTCAGCGTGTTCCAGCCGGTGTCATCGACACCGGCTTTTTGCTGCCGTCCCGCCCGTGCCGGGGTGAGGCCAGAAGCTCGCGCGAAGCCCCACCCCGGCCGCTGCTGCTGGCCTGCG
This portion of the Cyanobium sp. NIES-981 genome encodes:
- a CDS encoding ribonuclease Z, whose translation is MQVTFLGTSSGVPTRSRNVSAVALRLPQRSELWLFDCGEGTQHQFLRSDLRVSQLRRIFVTHMHGDHVFGLPGLLASLGLAGNCPGVDVYGPDRLRDFLEGVLHTSSTRIGYPIRHHRVRSAAEAGTLLLDDGELTVRCTPLTHRVPAYAYRIDQKPRAGRFDVTKAQALGIPPGPVYASLKQGKTVTLDDGRIIRGASLCGPPRPGASVVYCTDTVFCEAAVDLARGADLLIHESTFSHGEAELAFQRQHSTSTMAAQTALSAGVRQLALTHLSPRYVPGGAISPDDLLAEARAIFPNTLLAKDFLTLEVVPEAAAAAQEASPH
- the psbV gene encoding photosystem II cytochrome c-550 — encoded protein: MASTLSPSALRRASRAVARTLLALPLALLLCFGFGSEAMAAQWTAEQLTVPASADGTTVTFSESEIKAGRKLFNSSCGECHAGGITKTNQNVGLDPETLALATPARDNVEALVDYMKDPTSYDGEYSIADIHPSMRSSDIFVKMRDLDDDDLRLMAGYILVAPKAQGVQWGGGKIYF